In a genomic window of Punica granatum isolate Tunisia-2019 chromosome 6, ASM765513v2, whole genome shotgun sequence:
- the LOC116211419 gene encoding heavy metal-associated isoprenylated plant protein 2-like isoform X2, which yields MQKTVVKVCVDTEKSKREVLKAVAKLEGIDQLSIDGDKGTVTVIGDVDPVLVYKQLKKVKKSPNIVSVGPPKAAEKENTPNPSPSVYYPPSYPTYLPPYCELIPIGSTFDRW from the exons ATGCAGAAAACGGTAGTGAAGGTCTGCGTGGACACCGAAAAGAGCAAGAGGGAGGTACTGAAAGCTGTTGCCAAACTCGAAG GCATTGATCAACTGTCCATTGACGGAGACAAGGGAACTGTGACAGTTATTGGAGATGTCGACCCAGTACTAGTCTATAAGCAACTCAAGAAGGTCAAGAAGAGTCCGAACATCGTCAGCGTAGGGCCCCCGAAGGCTGCTGAGAAGGAAAACACTCCGAATCCAAGTCCTTCCGTATATTATCCCCCCTCATATCCGACCTACCTGCCTCCTTACTGCGAGCTAATCCCAATTGGGTCCACTTTTGACAGATGGTAG
- the LOC116211418 gene encoding LOW QUALITY PROTEIN: pentatricopeptide repeat-containing protein At3g56550-like (The sequence of the model RefSeq protein was modified relative to this genomic sequence to represent the inferred CDS: inserted 1 base in 1 codon) — MSTAETILRALQGCNSLSWLQRIHAHVLVTGLHAHPAVSGELLRFCAVSASGSLPYAQLLFSRLPDPQTHHWNSIIRGFSQSPDSESPLIALLYYNDMVRARASAGSLPDAFTFSFALKACGRIRARSKCEEVHGAVVRRGCVTHVVVCTNLIGXFAGNGSIEAAEKVFDEMPGRDLVSWNCMISCYSQAGLHHEVLKLYHQMKNQSVEPDGFTIVGLLSSCAHLGALNVGVELHVCVSREGLLENVYVGNALIDMYAKCGNLDEALRVFNGMPRQDVFTWNTIISAFAVHGRGDEAEMFFRQMLSAGIQPDSITFLGLLCGCSHQGLVHEGIEYFHMMTSSFSLSPGIKHYGCMVDLYGRAGKLEKALEFIRCSPSRDDPVLWRTLLSSCKIHKNVKMGEIAMKNLVQLGTCNAGDCILLATIYAESKNERGVARMRSLIKSRDIRTSPGWSWIEINDQVHRFVADDLSHPDCREIYYKLEEVIDRAASVGYMNFETKEGNSETVFFEDYAVSGTTHSEKLAIAFGLARTPEGTSLRIVKNLRICRDCHSFMKSVSLAFGRVLVVRDRVRFHHFEGGVCSCKDYW; from the exons ATGTCAACGGCCGAAACCATCCTCCGAGCTCTGCAGGGCTGCAACAGCCTCAGCTGGCTCCAGAGGATCCATGCGCACGTCCTCGTCACCGGCCTTCACGCCCATCCCGCTGTCTCCGGCGAGCTCCTCCGCTTCTGCGCTGTCTCAGCCTCCGGTTCCTTACCGTACGCCCAGCTCCTCTTCTCCCGCCTCCCGGACCCGCAGACCCATCACTGGAACTCCATCATCAGAGGCTTCTCGCAGAGCCCCGATTCTGAATCCCCTTTGATCGCCCTTCTCTACTACAACGACATGGTTAGAGCACGAGCCTCGGCCGGTTCTCTGCCCGACGCCTTCACTTTCTCGTTCGCACTCAAGGCCTGCGGGAGAATTCGGGCTCGCAGCAAATGTGAGGAGGTTCATGGGGCCGTGGTTCGGCGCGGATGCGTGACCCATGTGGTGGTCTGCACCAACCTGATTG GGTTTGCGGGCAACGGGTCCATCGAAGCTGCGGAGAAGGTGTTCGATGAAATGCCCGGGAGAGACTTGGTTTCGTGGAACTGCATGATCTCGTGCTACTCTCAAGCCGGGCTGCACCACGAGGTGTTGAAGCTGTACCATCAGATGAAGAATCAGAGCGTGGAGCCCGATGGATTCACGATCGTGGggcttctctcttcttgtgcCCACTTGGGGGCGCTAAACGTCGGGGTCGAACTGCATGTTTGCGTCTCTCGGGAGGGACTCCTGGAGAATGTTTATGTTGGAAACGCTCTCATTGACATGTATGCCAAATGTGGGAACTTAGATGAGGCCCTCCGTGTCTTCAATGGGATGCCGAGACAGGATGTATTCACGTGGAATACTATCATTTCTGCATTTGCAGTTCATGGGCGCGGAGATGAAGCTGAAATGTTCTTCAGACAGATGTTAAGTGCTGGAATTCAGCCTGATTCGATTACATTCCTCGGATTATTATGTGGGTGCAGTCACCAAGGTTTAGTCCATGAGGGAATAGAATATTTTCACATGATGACCTCTAGCTTCAGTTTGAGTCCCGGGATTAAACATTATGGTTGCATGGTTGATTTGTATGGGCGTGCAGGGAAGCTTGAGAAAGCATTAGAATTTATCAGGTGCTCTCCTTCTCGTGATGACCCAGTCCTGTGGAGGACTCTACTCAGTTCCTGCAAGATCCATAAGAACGTAAAAATGGGGGAGATCGCAATGAAGAATCTGGTCCAACTCGGGACTTGTAATGCAGGGGACTGTATCTTGCTTGCTACCATCTATGCCGAGTCTAAAAACGAGAGAGGTGTTGCCAGAATGAGGAGTTTAATTAAAAGCCGAGATATAAGGACTAGCCCAGGTTGGAGTTGGATTGAGATAAACGATCAGGTTCACAGATTTGTTGCAGATGATTTGTCGCATCCTGATTGTAGAGAAATCTACTATAAATTAGAGGAAGTAATTGATCGAGCTGCTTCAGTTGGTTACATGAACTTTGAAACTAAGGAGGGTAATTCTGAAACTGTCTTTTTTGAAGATTATGCAGTATCTGGCACCACTCATAGCGAGAAGCTGGCTATTGCTTTTGGGTTGGCAAGAACTCCAGAAGGCACGAGTCTCAGAATCGTGAAAAATCTGAGAATTTGCAGAGATTGCCATTCATTTATGAAGTCTGTCTCACTGGCATTTGGTCGAGTACTTGTTGTCAGGGACCGAGTTCGGTTCCATCACTTTGAAGGTGGAGTTTGTTCTTGCAAGGACTATTGGTGA
- the LOC116212213 gene encoding uncharacterized protein LOC116212213, with product MGIYLALEIAAAEEDVPRNIPCRTSRLQGRYYIEEVLGNDTRCYENFRMNPHVFHNLCDTLRANCGIRNSRNGMTVEEMVGMFLMVVAHSTRLAVVAKRFQHSKKTVSRVIKNCIGAIDGTYVSACVPSSVRGAYRDRNNEITQNVLTACSHDMMFPYVVTGWEGSAHDSRIMSDAATLELFPALYGEQYYVVDAGFPNIPGYLAPYKGQRLFEEYGNAWEYYDEFRNPPHLIGDRVDVDMRSREMNALRNRIANAIWNAETIGNR from the exons ATGGGGATTTATCTGGCGCTGGAGATTGCAGCGGCCGAAGAAGATGTCCCGCGCAACATTCCTTGTCGAACCTCACGTCTACAAGGCAGATATTACATAGAGGAAGTTCTTGGAAATGACACAAGGTGTTACGAGAATTTCAGGATGAACCCTCACGTATTTCATAACCTGTGCGATACGTTAAGAGCAAACTGTGGAATCAGAAATAGCAGGAATGGTATGACCGTCGAGGAGATGGTCGGCATGTTCTTAATGGTAGTTGCACATAGTACTCGCTTGGCCGTGGTTGCCAAACGATTTCAGCATTCTAAGAAGACGGTGTCACGAGTCATCAAG AATTGCATTGGAGCAATCGATGGGACCTATGTGTCTGCTTGTGTTCCATCATCGGTGAGAGGCGCGTACCGCGATCGGAATAACGAAATTACGCAAAATGTACTCACCGCTTGTTCGCATGACATGATGTTCCCTTATGTCGTCACTGGATGGGAGGGTTCTGCTCATGACTCTCGAATTATGTCCGATGCCGCTACATTGGAATTATTTCCTGCACTATATGGCG aacaatattatgtagTTGATGCGGGATTCCCTAATATTCCCGGTTATCTGGCTCCTTACAAAGGCCAAAG ATTATTCGAAGAGTATGGAAATGCATGGGAATATTACGATGAATTCCGAAATCCTCCGCATCTAATTGGGGATCGGGTTGATGTAGACATGAGAAGCAGGGAAATGAATGCATTACGTAATCGTATTGCAAATGCAATATGGAATGCGGAAACAATAGGAAACCggtaa
- the LOC116211419 gene encoding heavy metal-associated isoprenylated plant protein 2-like isoform X1, with amino-acid sequence MKKTVVKVCVDTEKSKREVLKAVAKLEGIDQLSIDGDKGTVTVIGDVDPVLVYKQLKKVKKSPNIVSVGPPKAAEKENTPNPSPSVYYPPSYPTYLPPYCELIPIGSTFDRW; translated from the exons ATGAAG AAAACGGTAGTGAAGGTCTGCGTGGACACCGAAAAGAGCAAGAGGGAGGTACTGAAAGCTGTTGCCAAACTCGAAG GCATTGATCAACTGTCCATTGACGGAGACAAGGGAACTGTGACAGTTATTGGAGATGTCGACCCAGTACTAGTCTATAAGCAACTCAAGAAGGTCAAGAAGAGTCCGAACATCGTCAGCGTAGGGCCCCCGAAGGCTGCTGAGAAGGAAAACACTCCGAATCCAAGTCCTTCCGTATATTATCCCCCCTCATATCCGACCTACCTGCCTCCTTACTGCGAGCTAATCCCAATTGGGTCCACTTTTGACAGATGGTAG